A region from the Populus trichocarpa isolate Nisqually-1 chromosome 18, P.trichocarpa_v4.1, whole genome shotgun sequence genome encodes:
- the LOC18109521 gene encoding 26S proteasome regulatory subunit 7: MAPAAVDDDEILKDEKNPPPLDEDDIALLKTYGLGPYSNSIKKEEKEIKELAKKINDLRGIKESDTGLAAPSQWDLVSDKQMMQEEQPLQVARCTKIISPNTEDAKYVINVKQIAKFVVGLGDKVSPTDIEEGMRVGVDRNKYQIQIPLPPKIDPSVTMMTVEEKPDVTYNDVGGCKEQIEKMREVVELPMLHPEKFVKLGIDPPKGVLCYGPPGTVKTLLARAVANRTDACFIRVIGSELVQKYVGEGARMVRELFQMARSKKACIVFFDEVDAIGGARFDDGVGGDNEVQRTMLEIVNQLDGFDARGNIKVLMATNRPDTLDPALLRPGRLDRKVEFGLPDLESRTQIFKIHTRTMNCERDIRFELLARLCPNSTGADIRSVCTEAGMYAIRARRKTVTEKDFLDAVNKVIKGYQKFSATPKYMVYN, encoded by the exons atggcTCCGGCAGCGGTTGACGACGATGAGATATTGAAGGACGAGAAGAATCCACCTCCTCTCGACGAAGACGACATCGCTCTCCTCAAAACTTAT gGTTTGGGTCCGTACTCGAACAGTattaagaaagaagagaaggaaatcaAAGAATTAGCTAAGAAGATTAATGATCTTCGGG GCATTAAAGAATCTGACACCGGTTTAGCAGCACCCAGCCAGTGGGACCTTGTGTCTGATAAGCAGATGATGCAAGAAGAACAACCACTACAG GTTGCAAGGTGCACAAAGATTATTAGTCCAAATACCGAGGATGCAAAGTATGTCATAAATGTCAAGCAAATTGCTAAG TTTGTGGTTGGGCTTGGTGACAAAGTTTCCCCTACTGATATAGAAGAAGGCATGCGAGTGGG TGTTGATCGCAACAAGTATCAGATTCAGATTCCATTGCCTCCAAAGATTGATCCAAGTGTTACAATGATGACTGTAGAAGAAAAGCCTGATGTTACATATAATGATGTTGGTGGATGTAAGGAGCAAATAGAAAAGATGCGAGAA GTTGTTGAGCTTCCCATGCTTCATCCAGAGAAATTTGTAAAGCTTGGAATTGATCCTCCTAAGGGTGTTTTGTGCTATGGTCCTCCTGGAACGGTTAAAACTCTCTTGGCAAGAGCTGTAGCTAACAGAACTGATGCATGCTTCATTCGTGTTATTGGGAGTGAACTTGTCCAAAAATATGTTGGTGAGGGGGCACGCATGGTTCGGGAGCTTTTTCAG ATGGCACGGTCAAAAAAAGCTTGCATTGTCTTTTTTGATGAAGTTGATGCAATAGGTGGTGCACGTTTTGATGATGGTGTCGGTGGAGATAATGAGGTCCAACGTACCATGCTTGAAATTGTAAATCAACTTGATGGTTTTGATGCTCGAGGAAATATCAAAGTCTTGATGGCAACAAACAG ACCTGATACACTGGACCCAGCTCTGTTACGTCCAGGAAGATTAGATCGTAAGGTTGAGTTTGGGCTGCCTGATTTGGAGAGCAGGACTCAGATTTTCAAGATCCACACACGAACTATGAATTGTGAAAGAGATATTCGTTTTGAGCTTCTTGCACGCCTTTGTCCAAATTCAACCG GAGCTGACATTAGGAGTGTCTGCACTGAGGCTGGGATGTATGCCATTAGAGCACGCAGGAAGACAGTGACTGAGAAAGACTTCCTTGATGCAGTAAACAAGGTCATCAAGGGTTATCAGAAGTTTAGTGCAACGCCAAAGTACATGGTCTACAACTGA